From the Planktothricoides raciborskii GIHE-MW2 genome, the window GATTTTATCGATGCCATGATTAATCGCTTTAAATTTTCGGGAAAAAAAGAATTAGTTTTTCGTAATCGCTTTATTAAAGATAATGATGGCTGTCTTCATCAAAAACTAGCCCAGGATTATAAAAAACATCTAATTGATGATGAATCCCAAGATGCCGGTCAAATTTTCCGGCAAACCTTAGCCGCAATTTGTGACAAGCTGGAAGAAATGGGATGTCAACCCAGTAAAGGTGCGGATCGCTGGAAAAATTGCCGCTACTGGTTGCGCGAGGTAATGTTTAAAGAATGGGCAAAAGAACAGGGTTTAATTGGACCTGGCCCGGAACCGCCGGATACTGAACAATGTTGGCAGGAATTAAAGGAAAAAGTTAATACAACAACCGGCTTAACGGTGGAAATACCCGCCCTGTCGAATATGGGTGCAAGACCGAACCGCCAACGCCAAGAAATTCCGTTTAAAAGTAATTTAATTTATCGGGTTGATTCTCCGAAAACGGGACATTTAATATTATTTGAACGGGAACCTAACGGCACGATCGTTTGTTTATGTCCCTCGGAATTTGCCCCGTCATCCTACCATGCAGGGAAAGAGACGGTGTTACCCCATCCCGACTCCGAGTATCAATATTTTGGCTCCGATGAGCTAGGATGGGAACAACTGGTTGCAGTGATTACTCCTGAATTACCGCATTTTCAGTGGTTGGAAGATAGTCGCAAGGAAGCGTTAGAAGTGAATCAAGACCATTTAGCCGGACTGTTGGACTATGTGAATGGTCAACCTAACGCTGAGGTATTATATACGGAATATTTGGTTGTTAATGCTTAATTTTTTACGCAAAGAAACCGGGTTTCTCTGAAAAATCTAAGATTCTCAACTAAGTATCTAGGTCGAAACCCGGTTTCTCGAATAAACCCCGTTTTAATCAATAATTAAGGAAAAGGGAAATGGATTTTTTTAATCAATTGGCTAAAGGTTTAAGTCAGGGTTGGAATACCTTTTCGCAAGAAATGGAGTGGTTGGCGCTTAATCAACAAGTTAATCAGCTTTATCATCAGGGTAATTTCAATGAAGCCATAGTCATTGCTAAACAAGCATTAACTTTAGCGAAATCCCTTCACCCAGGCGACCATCCTGATGTGGCAACCAGTTTGAATAACTTGGGAGAACTCTACAACTCCCAGGGACGCTACACGGAAGCTGAACCTCTCTACAAACAGGCATTAGAGATGACAAAACGCCTATTTACAGGCGACCATCCTAATGTAGCAACCAGTCTGAATAACTTGGCAGCACTCTACAACTCCCAAGCACGCTACGCGGAAGCTGAACCTCTCTGTCTACATGCATTAACAATGAGAAAACGCCTATTTAATGGCGATCATCCTGATGTGGCACAAAGTCTGAATAACTTGGCATATCTCTACCACTCCCAAGCACGCGACTCTGAAGCTGAACCTCTCTACAAACAGGCATTACAGATGAGAAAACGCCTATTTAATGGCGATCATCCTGATGTGGCACAAAGTCTGAATAACTTGGCAACACTCTACAAATCCCAAGGACGCTACTCTGAGGCTGAACCTCTCCACAAACAGGCATTAGAGATGAGAAAACGCCTATTTACAGGCGACCATCCTAATGTGGCAACCAGTCTGAATAACTTGGCAGAAATCTACCATTCCCAAGGACACTACTCTAAGGCTGAACCTCTCTACAAACAGGCATTAGAGATGACAAAACGCCTATTTAATGGCGACCATCCCTATGTGGCAACCAGTCTGAATAACTTGGCATATCTCTACAAATCCCAAGGACGCTACGCCGAAGCTGAACCTCTTTACAAGCAGGCATTAGAGATGACAAAACGCCTATTTAATGGCGACCATCCTGATGTGGCAATCAGTCTGAATAACTTGGCATATCTCTACAAATCCCAAGCACGCTACGCCGAAGCTGAACCTCTCTGCATACAGGCATTAGAGATGACAAAACGCCTATTTCAAGGCGATCATGCTGATGTGGCACTCAGTCTGAATAACTTGGCAGCACTCTATGATTCTCAAGGACGCTACACAGAAGCTGAACCTCTCTACAAACAGGCTTTAGAGATGAGAAAACGTCTCTTTAAAGGCCAGCATTCTTATCTAGCAGACAGTCTAAATAACTTGGCATTCCTCTACAAGTCCCAAGGACGCTATTCTGAAGCTGAACCTCTCTACAAACAGGCATTACAGATGAGAAAACGCCTATTTAATGGCGACCATCCTGATGTGGCAATCAGTCTGAATAACTTGGCAGAACTTTACTACTCCCAAGGACGCTACGCGGAAGCTGAACCTCTCTACAAACAGGCGTTAGAGATGACAAAACGCCTATTTAATGGCGACCATCCCTATGTAGGAACCAGTCTGAATAACTTGGCAGAACTTTACAGAACCCAAGGACGCTACGCGGATGCTGAACCTCTGCACAAACAGGCGTTAGAGATGAGAAAACGCCTATTTTCTAGCGACCATCCTGATGTGGCAGGCAGTCTGAATAACTTGGCATTACTCTTAATTGCTACAAACCAGCCCCAAGAAGCATTTGATAAAATGCAAGAAGCCATTGAAATGGAGACTCGCTTGATCCGTCGTAATTTTGCTTTTAGTTCAGAACAAGAACGACTGCAATCAATTAAAAATAATCGACCAAGTTTTGATGCTTTCCTCTCCTTAGTTTCTCAATATTTCTCCGACTCTCCCGAACAAGTCCAAAAAGCCTTAGATGTCGTTCTCAACCGTAAATCTCTCACCGCAGCCGCGTTAGCCGCCTTTAATTTTGCCATCCATAGTCAACGCTATGCTCACCTCAAACCCCTATTTAATGATCTCCAGTCAAAGCAACAACAACTTTATCACCGTCGATATAACCCACCCCTTCCCGAACCGGAACAACCCATAGAACTTTATCGCATTCGTTTGCGAAACTATCAAAAAGATATTGCCGAATTAGAACAACAATGTCAACAGTTAGAAAAGCAGCTTTCCGCCGAAGTTCCCGAAATTCGACTCGACCATCAAACCCTCGATCGCCGCGCCGTTGCCTTAGAATTACCCCCTAATACGGTATTAGTAGAATATGTGCGGTTTGATCGCTATAATTTTACAGCCCCCAAAGGTGAAAAGTGGCAATCTGCCGAATATTGGGCGTTTATTTTACCTGCCCAAAAACCCGATGCGGTGCAGATGATTCCATTAGGACCAGCGCAACCGATTGATAATTTAATTGAAAAAGTGCGAAAAGTTTTATCCTTAGAAAATCCACCATCCACAATGGCAAGAGGAGGCGCGAAAAAAGGAAGTCAAACCCAATTAAACCCTTATGAATATCATCCCCAAGAACCCAACGCATTACGCGAAAAAATCTTTAGTCCTCTCGTTTATATCCTACAAAATTATCAAAACATTCTGATAGCTCCCGATTCCGAATTAAGCCTAATTCCCTTTGGAGTTTTGCCCGTCGATGAAACCGGCCAACAATTATTAAGAGATAAGTATCAAATCAGTTATCTCAGTAGTGGGCGAGATGTCTTAAGATGGAAACTGGAGACAGACCGTAAAGCTTCGGAATCCTTAATTATTGCCAATCCTAATTTTGACTATCCCAATCCTCCTAGTTTAACGAAATCTCCAACGGAAGGTTTAACGAAATCGGGAGTTTATCACAGCACCAAACCCGTTTTAAAAAGCCTATCTGCCGAGGGATTTGATCCCCTTCCCGAAACAGAACCCCTAGCCCAAACCATCGCCAAAAAATTAAACATTCCCAACTTATATTTAGGCGATAAAGCTCTCGAAACCCTGTTTTCTCAAACCTCCTGTCCGCGCTTTTTATTAATCGCGACTCATGGAGATTATGAAGCAGAAGATCCCTATTTTAAATTAACCTATCAATTGCTCAACTGTCCATCAGAAGAAGAAGCTAACAATCAGATATCACAAAATCGGGATTTAGTCAATCCCCAACTGCTGCTAGTGATGGAAACACAAGCCGAAACTTTTGTCAAACAAGGGAAACAAGACCACGCCCAATGGTTAAGAAACTTTGCCGAAAAAGTGTCAGAAGAATATAAAATATCCCGCGCACCCAATCCTATAGAAAACCCTTTTAATCGCTTTGCCGTTGCACCTGGTAATAATGCCATGATTCGGGGTTATTTAGCCTTTGCGGGGGCAAATACTTGGCGAAAAGGGCAGTCATTACCCCTCGAAGCAGGCAAAGGCAGACTATTAGCTCAGGATATCGCGGGCATTGATTTATGGGAAAATGAATTAACCATTTTAATTGCTTGTCAAACCGGCTTAGGAGATGTGCAATCAGGGGAGGGTGTTTTCGGGTTACGGCGGGCTTTTGCGGTAGCGGGATGTAAGGCTTTAATTATGAGTTTGTGGTCAGTTCCTACCCGTGTATCGCTGTTATTAATGGATGAATTTTTAAATCACGTTCAGCAGGGTTTAGGCAAGCGAGAATCTCTGGTTAAAGCCCAAAATTATATCCGCAATCTCACCATTCACAAGTTACAAGAGTTAAACTTAACGGGCGATCGCGATATTTTGGGTGAGTTTAAGGATAAAAGAATGCTTTCCCAGGAGTTTATGGACAATAACCCCGATTATAAATTATTATCTCATCCCTATTTTTGGGGTGCCTGGATTTCTCAGGGGGAATTGTAATTAAAAAACCTCAAGGGAGACGATATATTGTGTCTAGGGGAATAGAAACCGGGTTTTTGCATAGATATCTAGTTTGACACCAAAAATTTTGATAATAAACCCGGTTTCTTTTATATGTCATTACTCCTTATTTTCGCCATTTTCGGCAGGCTCATTATCAGCCGGTAAAAATTCAGGGTTAAGCACTTCTTCTTTAGTAAAGGGAGACTCTGGAGGAAATATCTGGATGGATAAACCAGTTTCAGCGGCGGCTAGTTCTCTCGCATCTTGATAGGATTCATTAAAAATATCTTCAAAAAACCGATATAAACTCGGACTGGTTTTGAAGGTATCTTCGAGGCGAATACGATGTTCTCGAATGGTGTAATTCCAACTATTTGTTAGTTTTTCATGCTGATATTTATACTTGAGTAAGTGCATGAGAAGTATCCGCAGATTACTTTTTAAAGCATTTTTATCGCTTCTACCCATACTTTCCAATTCCTCAAGTAAGTTTTCTAAATCGATTTCGGCAAAATTTCCCTCTTTTAATAAGTTGATATTTGTCTGTAACCACAGATAAAAATCCTGTTCATAAAGGGATGTTGTTGCCGTTGTGATTGATTGGATAGCTGTCATTTTGTTTGACTCCCTTTCTTTTCTATATATAAGTCTAACAGATTTTATGATTTATGCATATATCGGTGAAATCAACCGGGTTTCTGTTATAATTAAGGCAGACTCACCCAGCGTTAACTAAGAAACCAGATCGATAAATGTAATTTTTTTGATTGGCGATCGCTGTTTGGTAAATATGGTTGTTGTATAATATTGTATATCAGTATATAATATTATTGAGCGATCGCCAGTTCAATCGATATATAAAATTATTTTATTCCGGTAAAATTATGAAATATCTAAACCTAGAGGAACCCGATATCACCCTAACAGCAATTGTTGATGAAATAGCTGTTAACCAGTCTGAAGTTATTATTACTCGCAACGGTTTACCAGTTGCTCGGATTGTTCCCTATTCGCTTCCTGATGCAACGGGGAAAAATTATCCCCTGCGAGGAATGCCAATCAAAATTGCCGCCGATTTTGATGAACCAATGCCTGAAGGGACGCTTTGGGAGAATGAATGATTTTACTCGATACTCATGTTTGGTTATGGCTACTTGACGAGCCGCGTCAATTGTCGGATGCTGCACGCACAGCCAACAGCGCAACAAAAATCAGGTATCGCGTTGGGTTTCGCTCGGCTCAACCCAATCGACATGAAAAAAAATTACTACTCAATACTTTGAATGAGTTTAATGTTATTTCTCAGCCATTCATTGACTAAAACTTGCACCTCAATCTTTTTCTGTTCAGCAATTTTTGTCACAAACTGCTCGACATCGGGATCGAGATAAATGGGATAATGAAGTTTAGCATCAGGATGGTAAAATTTACCTTCTTCTGCTTTGGAAAAGTCATACTCTGATTTCATAATTGCCTTTTTCGGGAAATGTTGTAGTTATTTTTGATATCATTTTAGCTTGTCGGTGCTTCCTCTTGTAAAATTTTATAAAAAAATAAACATTTTTTTGCTATCAAATAATGTGGCTAATCAACAACAATAAAATTAAATAGTAAATATCGATATTTTTTCTATTAAGTTTTTGATAACGGCTTTCTTCAGACCAGTCTTTGAGCATCAACAATGTATCTAAACTTCTGACTTATTTATTTTTGATTTGCCAGCCTTGACAAATATACTGATTCATGCTAAAATATTTACTCAAGTAATAAATAAAAATGTGAGGTTATTTAGTATGGCAGAAAATAATCGTATAATTTCTTGCCGTGTTAGTTACAAACATATTTTGCGTGAATTATCTGTTAACAGAAAAGATCCCTGTGAAGTAATTCGCGAACTAATTTCCAACTCTTATGATGCTTTAGCATCTGTTATTGAAATATATCCTTTACTTCAATATGATGGGTTTATCTTTATTGATAATGGGACTGGGATAAGCTCTGAAGAAGAAGTTAATGGAGTAACGCCAATGGATGCTTTCTTCTCAATAGGTCTTTCAACCAAAACTCTTGGGAAATCTATAGGCTACAAATGTCAAGGATCAAAACTTTGCTTTGCTTCACGAAAATTTGCACTTATTACCCGATGCCAAGAGGACAATGAATCTTGCTGGCGTTCTGTAATTATAGATAATCCAAAAGATACTTTAGATTCTGAACAGCACAACATTACAGATCAAGACGATACAAAACCTTGGTTAACATTAAGAAAACTACTACCTCAACCAGATGCTCGAACAGTTGCTATTATTCAACATTTAGATGAGACATATTTTAAATCAAATTTAAAAACCGGAACCATAATTATTGTAATAGGTTTAGAAGTAGATAACTTTTCCAGCTATTACGGTACAGATAAAGACTATCCCTATATAAAAAGTTATATTAGATT encodes:
- a CDS encoding DUF4384 domain-containing protein, giving the protein MKTLQQLYDEYEGDFIDAMINRFKFSGKKELVFRNRFIKDNDGCLHQKLAQDYKKHLIDDESQDAGQIFRQTLAAICDKLEEMGCQPSKGADRWKNCRYWLREVMFKEWAKEQGLIGPGPEPPDTEQCWQELKEKVNTTTGLTVEIPALSNMGARPNRQRQEIPFKSNLIYRVDSPKTGHLILFEREPNGTIVCLCPSEFAPSSYHAGKETVLPHPDSEYQYFGSDELGWEQLVAVITPELPHFQWLEDSRKEALEVNQDHLAGLLDYVNGQPNAEVLYTEYLVVNA
- a CDS encoding CHAT domain-containing tetratricopeptide repeat protein; this translates as MDFFNQLAKGLSQGWNTFSQEMEWLALNQQVNQLYHQGNFNEAIVIAKQALTLAKSLHPGDHPDVATSLNNLGELYNSQGRYTEAEPLYKQALEMTKRLFTGDHPNVATSLNNLAALYNSQARYAEAEPLCLHALTMRKRLFNGDHPDVAQSLNNLAYLYHSQARDSEAEPLYKQALQMRKRLFNGDHPDVAQSLNNLATLYKSQGRYSEAEPLHKQALEMRKRLFTGDHPNVATSLNNLAEIYHSQGHYSKAEPLYKQALEMTKRLFNGDHPYVATSLNNLAYLYKSQGRYAEAEPLYKQALEMTKRLFNGDHPDVAISLNNLAYLYKSQARYAEAEPLCIQALEMTKRLFQGDHADVALSLNNLAALYDSQGRYTEAEPLYKQALEMRKRLFKGQHSYLADSLNNLAFLYKSQGRYSEAEPLYKQALQMRKRLFNGDHPDVAISLNNLAELYYSQGRYAEAEPLYKQALEMTKRLFNGDHPYVGTSLNNLAELYRTQGRYADAEPLHKQALEMRKRLFSSDHPDVAGSLNNLALLLIATNQPQEAFDKMQEAIEMETRLIRRNFAFSSEQERLQSIKNNRPSFDAFLSLVSQYFSDSPEQVQKALDVVLNRKSLTAAALAAFNFAIHSQRYAHLKPLFNDLQSKQQQLYHRRYNPPLPEPEQPIELYRIRLRNYQKDIAELEQQCQQLEKQLSAEVPEIRLDHQTLDRRAVALELPPNTVLVEYVRFDRYNFTAPKGEKWQSAEYWAFILPAQKPDAVQMIPLGPAQPIDNLIEKVRKVLSLENPPSTMARGGAKKGSQTQLNPYEYHPQEPNALREKIFSPLVYILQNYQNILIAPDSELSLIPFGVLPVDETGQQLLRDKYQISYLSSGRDVLRWKLETDRKASESLIIANPNFDYPNPPSLTKSPTEGLTKSGVYHSTKPVLKSLSAEGFDPLPETEPLAQTIAKKLNIPNLYLGDKALETLFSQTSCPRFLLIATHGDYEAEDPYFKLTYQLLNCPSEEEANNQISQNRDLVNPQLLLVMETQAETFVKQGKQDHAQWLRNFAEKVSEEYKISRAPNPIENPFNRFAVAPGNNAMIRGYLAFAGANTWRKGQSLPLEAGKGRLLAQDIAGIDLWENELTILIACQTGLGDVQSGEGVFGLRRAFAVAGCKALIMSLWSVPTRVSLLLMDEFLNHVQQGLGKRESLVKAQNYIRNLTIHKLQELNLTGDRDILGEFKDKRMLSQEFMDNNPDYKLLSHPYFWGAWISQGEL
- a CDS encoding DUF29 domain-containing protein; its protein translation is MTAIQSITTATTSLYEQDFYLWLQTNINLLKEGNFAEIDLENLLEELESMGRSDKNALKSNLRILLMHLLKYKYQHEKLTNSWNYTIREHRIRLEDTFKTSPSLYRFFEDIFNESYQDARELAAAETGLSIQIFPPESPFTKEEVLNPEFLPADNEPAENGENKE
- a CDS encoding type II toxin-antitoxin system Phd/YefM family antitoxin gives rise to the protein MKYLNLEEPDITLTAIVDEIAVNQSEVIITRNGLPVARIVPYSLPDATGKNYPLRGMPIKIAADFDEPMPEGTLWENE